A window of the Cheilinus undulatus linkage group 21, ASM1832078v1, whole genome shotgun sequence genome harbors these coding sequences:
- the LOC121529539 gene encoding pleckstrin homology domain-containing family F member 2-like: MNQYTFEKENYARIQAVENSFGAAGRALSKPGRFLMGEGRLMKQSQKRRKSQPKDFFLFNDVLVYGSIILNGRWHKNQKILPLEDIQLEDMEDGLNMSNQWLIRTPCKSFFVSAASNEEKQAWMHHIEECRSNLLRESRLQPGSVFASSWIPDWSTFKCMRCLDTFTPTKRRHHCRSCGFVVCNTCSKQRAVISNIHPTKKLRVCRLCKINIEKDDVTRERGDSTGKSSEEESEEDEEVKMTENFPESNWLDAQSGTWGRMSIYDYPKPMHLRA, translated from the exons ATGAACCAGTATACTTTTGAGAAGGAGAACTATGCCCGCATCCAGGCGGTAGAGAACTCATTCGGCGCTGCAGGGCGAGCTCTGTCCAAGCCAGGCCGCTTTCTGATGGGAGAGGGCCGTCTGATGAAGCAGAGTCAAAAACGGAGGAAATCGCAGCCCAAAGACTTCTTCCTCTTCAATGATGTGCTGGTTTACGGCAGCATCATCCTGAACGGACGCTGGCACAAGAATCAGAAGATCCTGCCTCTAG aggacATCCAGCTGGAGGACATGGAGGACGGATTGAACATGAGTAACCAGTGGCTGATCCGCACACCTTGCAAGTCTTTCTTCGTGTCCGCCGCCTCAAACGAGGAGAAGCAGGCCTGGATGCATCACATCGAAGAGTGCCGCTCAAACCTCCTGAGGGAGAGCAGGCTCCAGCCCGGTTCGGTCTTCGCCAGCTCCTGGATTCCCGACTGGTCCACCTTCAAATGCATGCGCTGCTTAGACACTTTCACCCCGACCAAACGACGACACCACTGCAGGAGCTGCGGCTTCGTGGTGTGCAACACCTGCTCCAAACAGCGCGCTGTGATCAGTAACATCCACCCGACCAAGAAGCTGAGGGTGTGCCGTCTCTGCAAGATAAACATCGAGAAAGATGATGTGACTCGTGAGAGGGGAGACAGCACTGGAAAGAGCTCAGAGGAGGAGAGCGAGGAAGACGAGGAGGTGAAGATGACAGAGAACTTCCCAGAGAGCAACTGGCTGGATGCCCAGTCGGGAACATGGGGGCGGATGAGCATCTACGACTACCCAAAACCCATGCACCTACGGGCCTGA